A window of Diospyros lotus cultivar Yz01 chromosome 14, ASM1463336v1, whole genome shotgun sequence contains these coding sequences:
- the LOC127790721 gene encoding uncharacterized protein At4g22758-like isoform X2, whose product MLLYKPKKNQAGKGGKRLLISITVLGSAGPIRLVVQEDELVAGVIGTALKSYSREGRLPVLGSDLNDFDLYCTVAGTEALSPWERIGSMGARNFILCKNQKAGEREGKLEVGQKGNNNNGWKAWFSFNNK is encoded by the exons ATGTTGCTGTACAAGCCGAAGAAGAACCAGGCTGGTAAGGGCGGCAAGCGCCTGCTGATCAGCATCACCGTGCTAGGCAGCGCCGGCCCCATCCGCTTGGTCGTCCAAGAGGATGAGCTGGTCGCCGGCGTCATCGGCACCGCCCTCAAATCGTACTCTCGGGAGGGCCGCCTGCCAGTGCTGGGCTCCGATCTGAACGATTTTGATCTATATTGCACCGTTGCCGGAACTGAAG CCTTGAGTCCGTGGGAGAGAATTGGGTCGATGGGCGCCAGGAATTTCATACTGTGCAAGAATCAGAAGGCTGGCGAGAGGGAGGGCAAACTGGAGGTTGGGCAGAAAGGGAACAATAACAAT
- the LOC127790721 gene encoding uncharacterized protein At4g22758-like isoform X1 encodes MLLYKPKKNQAGKGGKRLLISITVLGSAGPIRLVVQEDELVAGVIGTALKSYSREGRLPVLGSDLNDFDLYCTVAGTEGRALSPWERIGSMGARNFILCKNQKAGEREGKLEVGQKGNNNNGWKAWFSFNNK; translated from the exons ATGTTGCTGTACAAGCCGAAGAAGAACCAGGCTGGTAAGGGCGGCAAGCGCCTGCTGATCAGCATCACCGTGCTAGGCAGCGCCGGCCCCATCCGCTTGGTCGTCCAAGAGGATGAGCTGGTCGCCGGCGTCATCGGCACCGCCCTCAAATCGTACTCTCGGGAGGGCCGCCTGCCAGTGCTGGGCTCCGATCTGAACGATTTTGATCTATATTGCACCGTTGCCGGAACTGAAGGTAGAG CCTTGAGTCCGTGGGAGAGAATTGGGTCGATGGGCGCCAGGAATTTCATACTGTGCAAGAATCAGAAGGCTGGCGAGAGGGAGGGCAAACTGGAGGTTGGGCAGAAAGGGAACAATAACAAT
- the LOC127790847 gene encoding uncharacterized protein LOC127790847 isoform X1 — translation MKKRASKSLTFGDDSKNESSVAVNCPRSQRKPTLSFKSLLGRRSLRRRPLFNSRKVRTIILLNVTTFVYASNIPVVKEVEGIMDPAAFTVVRFVMSALPFLPFVLRARGDAQTRNAGVELGFWVSLGYLMQALGLLTSDAGRASFISMFTVIVVPLLDGMVGAIVPARTWFGALMSVLGVAMLEACGSPPSVGDLLNFMSAVFFGVHMLRTEHISRSTERENFLALLGYEVSVVAFLSTLWCFVGDWFGGVQETSSSSWTWAMFWDWMTAFPWIPALYTGMFSTGLCLWVEMAAMRDVSATETAIIYGLEPVWGAGFAWVLLDERWGMTGWIGAALVLGGSLIVQIFGSSSTKLPKEGKYSRQRERLLVSDKLGCLSSL, via the exons ATGAAGAAGAGAGCAAGCAAATCACTGACATTTGGAGATGATTCAAAGAACGAGTCTTCTGTCGCTGTAAATTGCCCTCGCTCGCAACGGAAGCCGACTTTGAGTTTCAAGTCGTTGCTTGGGAGGCGATCTTTGCGGCGAAGGCCCTTGTTCAACTCCAGGAAAGTCAGGACCATCATTCTGCTCAATGTCACCACCTTTGTTTATG CCAGTAATATTCCAGTTGTCAAAGAGGTTGAAGGTATCATGGATCCAGCAGCCTTCACTGTTGTGCGATTTGTCATGTCAGCTCTTCCATTTCTTCCATTTGTTTTACGAGCACGAGGTGATGCTCAAACTCGTAATGCTGGGGTTGAGTTGGGATTTTGGGTCAGCTTAGGCTATCTAATGCAGGCACTTGGATTGCTTACCTCAGATGCTGGACGTGCATCTTTTATTTCCATGTTCACT GTAATTGTCGTTCCCTTGCTTGATGGAATGGTAGGGGCAATCGTTCCTGCCCGTACCTGGTTTGGAGCTCTAATGTCCGTCTTAGGAGTTGCAATGCTGGAAGCCTGTGGATCACCTCCAAGT GTTGGAGATTTGTTGAACTTTATGAGTGCAGTATTTTTTGGGGTTCATATGCTAAGAACAGAGCATATTTCAAGGAGTACTGAGAGAGAAAATTTCCTAGCACTTCTTGGATATGAG GTATCTGTTGTTGCTTTCTTATCAACTTTGTGGTGCTTTGTTGGAGATTGGTTTGGTGGCGTCCAGGAAACCAGTTCCTCATCTTGGACATGGGCAATGTTTTGGGACTGGATGACAGCATTTCCATGGATTCCTGCACTTTATACTGGCATGTTTTCAACAGGGTTATGCTTATGGGTAGAG ATGGCTGCTATGCGTGATGTCTCAGCTACCGAAACTGCAATTATTTACGGCCTAGAGCCAGTGTGGGGTGCTGGTTTTGCATGGGTTCTTCTTGATGAAAGGTGGGGCATGACTGGATGGATTGGTGCTGCTCTTGTTCTAG GTGGAAGCTTAATCGTGCAGATATTTGGATCATCATCTACAAAGCTACCTAAGGAAGGCAAATATAGTAGACAAAGGGAAAGGTTGTTAGTTTCAGATAAACTAGGTTGTTTATCTTCTCTGTAA
- the LOC127790847 gene encoding uncharacterized protein LOC127790847 isoform X2 — translation MDPAAFTVVRFVMSALPFLPFVLRARGDAQTRNAGVELGFWVSLGYLMQALGLLTSDAGRASFISMFTVIVVPLLDGMVGAIVPARTWFGALMSVLGVAMLEACGSPPSVGDLLNFMSAVFFGVHMLRTEHISRSTERENFLALLGYEVSVVAFLSTLWCFVGDWFGGVQETSSSSWTWAMFWDWMTAFPWIPALYTGMFSTGLCLWVEMAAMRDVSATETAIIYGLEPVWGAGFAWVLLDERWGMTGWIGAALVLGGSLIVQIFGSSSTKLPKEGKYSRQRERLLVSDKLGCLSSL, via the exons ATGGATCCAGCAGCCTTCACTGTTGTGCGATTTGTCATGTCAGCTCTTCCATTTCTTCCATTTGTTTTACGAGCACGAGGTGATGCTCAAACTCGTAATGCTGGGGTTGAGTTGGGATTTTGGGTCAGCTTAGGCTATCTAATGCAGGCACTTGGATTGCTTACCTCAGATGCTGGACGTGCATCTTTTATTTCCATGTTCACT GTAATTGTCGTTCCCTTGCTTGATGGAATGGTAGGGGCAATCGTTCCTGCCCGTACCTGGTTTGGAGCTCTAATGTCCGTCTTAGGAGTTGCAATGCTGGAAGCCTGTGGATCACCTCCAAGT GTTGGAGATTTGTTGAACTTTATGAGTGCAGTATTTTTTGGGGTTCATATGCTAAGAACAGAGCATATTTCAAGGAGTACTGAGAGAGAAAATTTCCTAGCACTTCTTGGATATGAG GTATCTGTTGTTGCTTTCTTATCAACTTTGTGGTGCTTTGTTGGAGATTGGTTTGGTGGCGTCCAGGAAACCAGTTCCTCATCTTGGACATGGGCAATGTTTTGGGACTGGATGACAGCATTTCCATGGATTCCTGCACTTTATACTGGCATGTTTTCAACAGGGTTATGCTTATGGGTAGAG ATGGCTGCTATGCGTGATGTCTCAGCTACCGAAACTGCAATTATTTACGGCCTAGAGCCAGTGTGGGGTGCTGGTTTTGCATGGGTTCTTCTTGATGAAAGGTGGGGCATGACTGGATGGATTGGTGCTGCTCTTGTTCTAG GTGGAAGCTTAATCGTGCAGATATTTGGATCATCATCTACAAAGCTACCTAAGGAAGGCAAATATAGTAGACAAAGGGAAAGGTTGTTAGTTTCAGATAAACTAGGTTGTTTATCTTCTCTGTAA